The following are encoded together in the Nitrospirota bacterium genome:
- a CDS encoding 3-deoxy-D-manno-octulosonic acid transferase — MKKMLLLYNILSTIALFFYLPLLFLKKGPEDKSSFIRERLGISTYTHTDIWIHAVSVGETIACLPFLKKLKKDFPGRKITFSTTTYTGQKIVREKFPEADRIMYIPWDSGMCISRAIRSIRPKLFITIETEIWPLMISRMKRSGTKIILLNGRISPRSFKGYKRASFFMKKVLFGMDHLLMQSKGDAERILSIGADPTKVRVMGNFKFDLHFGGRASAEWINDIAGRILIAGSTHKGEDEIILDAFIRLLDAFPDLKLVIAPRHPERFNDVEALINARGLSYIRRSDINPSSRNRLFSVILLDTVGELPIAFSRSAVTFIGGSLLPFGGHNILEPAYWSNPIIFGTHMENFPIHREFLDSSAAILVMNSSDIVKNVTELLNAPERAKAMGSRAKAIVDENTGAVDKAIELVRRYLGAA; from the coding sequence TTGAAAAAGATGCTTCTGCTCTATAACATTCTCTCCACCATTGCTCTTTTTTTTTATCTCCCGCTGCTTTTTTTAAAAAAAGGCCCGGAGGATAAAAGCTCCTTCATACGCGAACGGCTCGGCATATCCACCTACACTCACACCGATATATGGATCCATGCGGTATCAGTGGGCGAGACGATAGCGTGCCTGCCCTTTTTAAAGAAGCTCAAAAAAGATTTTCCCGGCAGAAAGATAACATTCTCCACCACCACATATACCGGACAGAAGATAGTTAGAGAGAAGTTCCCCGAGGCTGACAGGATAATGTATATCCCCTGGGATTCCGGCATGTGCATCAGCAGGGCAATAAGATCCATAAGGCCGAAGCTCTTCATTACGATAGAGACAGAGATATGGCCCCTGATGATCAGCAGAATGAAGAGGTCAGGCACAAAGATAATACTTCTGAACGGCCGCATCTCTCCACGCTCCTTTAAGGGCTACAAGCGCGCCTCCTTCTTCATGAAGAAAGTACTGTTCGGCATGGATCATCTATTGATGCAAAGCAAAGGCGACGCTGAAAGGATACTCTCTATAGGAGCTGATCCCACTAAAGTCAGGGTCATGGGCAACTTCAAGTTTGATCTTCATTTTGGCGGCAGAGCATCCGCGGAATGGATCAATGATATTGCCGGACGTATCCTTATCGCAGGAAGCACGCACAAGGGAGAGGATGAGATCATACTTGATGCCTTTATCAGGCTTCTTGATGCATTCCCTGATCTTAAGCTCGTGATCGCTCCGAGGCATCCCGAACGGTTCAATGATGTTGAAGCCCTTATCAATGCGCGCGGCCTCAGCTATATAAGGCGTTCAGATATAAATCCCTCAAGCCGAAACAGATTATTTTCCGTAATCCTTTTAGATACGGTCGGTGAACTGCCTATAGCATTTTCAAGATCAGCAGTAACATTCATAGGCGGAAGCCTTTTACCCTTTGGAGGGCATAATATATTAGAGCCGGCATATTGGAGCAACCCGATCATCTTCGGCACTCACATGGAGAACTTCCCGATCCACAGGGAATTTCTCGATTCCTCAGCAGCCATCCTTGTGATGAATTCATCGGATATAGTAAAGAATGTGACAGAGCTGCTTAACGCTCCTGAGAGGGCAAAAGCAATGGGAAGCAGAGCCAAAGCGATAGTGGATGAAAATACCGGAGCTGTTGATAAGGCTATCGAACTTGTAAGGAGATATCTTGGGGCCGCTTAG
- the lpxK gene encoding tetraacyldisaccharide 4'-kinase, with the protein MGPLSAIYRAILAARSFYYAHINKPGRLPSKVISIGNITLGGTGKTPAVIAVAEHAKALGFNPCILTRGYKGKAKGPCFVSKRNRILLTAEEAGDEAFLMAEKLSGIPVVIGKDRYLAGKFALNKHNNKREEAECCNLFILDDGFQHIALHRDMDVLLIDATNPFSNERLFPEGRLREPIKAISRADIIVLTKSDTAEKASIDYAMRIIKRHNPDALIYMASHKPTSLVTISGEAEGIEKLQNKKVYVFTGIANPSYFKSILTSKGATVARFKKFRDHHKYTQREIDRIIKSADGMEIITTEKDLVKLKGMHNTEDIRALKIEFSIEEEFYAKLFEKVQAAQ; encoded by the coding sequence TTGGGGCCGCTTAGCGCGATATACAGGGCAATACTTGCAGCCAGAAGTTTTTATTACGCTCATATAAACAAGCCGGGCAGGCTTCCGTCCAAAGTAATAAGCATCGGCAACATCACTCTTGGCGGCACCGGAAAAACTCCTGCGGTGATAGCCGTTGCCGAACACGCGAAAGCGCTCGGCTTCAACCCCTGCATCCTCACAAGGGGATATAAAGGAAAAGCAAAAGGGCCGTGCTTTGTGAGCAAGCGCAACCGTATACTGCTCACCGCAGAGGAAGCAGGCGATGAAGCCTTTCTTATGGCAGAAAAACTAAGCGGCATTCCTGTGGTCATTGGAAAAGACAGATACCTTGCCGGCAAATTCGCATTGAATAAACACAATAATAAGAGGGAAGAAGCAGAATGCTGCAACCTCTTCATCCTTGATGACGGCTTCCAGCATATCGCGCTGCACAGAGATATGGATGTGCTGCTCATAGACGCAACAAACCCGTTCAGTAATGAGAGGCTCTTTCCTGAGGGAAGGCTGAGAGAACCTATTAAGGCTATCAGCAGGGCTGATATTATAGTGCTCACAAAGTCGGACACAGCAGAAAAAGCATCCATAGATTACGCGATGAGAATTATCAAAAGACACAATCCCGACGCTCTTATCTATATGGCAAGCCATAAACCGACATCCCTCGTTACTATTTCAGGTGAGGCAGAGGGCATTGAAAAGCTCCAAAATAAAAAGGTTTATGTATTCACCGGCATAGCCAACCCCTCATATTTCAAGTCTATACTTACATCAAAAGGCGCAACGGTCGCCAGGTTCAAAAAGTTCAGAGACCACCATAAATACACTCAGCGGGAGATAGACAGGATTATCAAGAGCGCAGACGGAATGGAGATAATCACTACCGAGAAGGATCTGGTCAAATTAAAAGGCATGCATAACACCGAAGACATCCGCGCATTAAAAATTGAGTTCTCAATCGAAGAAGAGTTTTATGCAAAGCTCTTTGAAAAGGTTCAGGCTGCTCAATAA
- a CDS encoding putative toxin-antitoxin system toxin component, PIN family has translation MKKPQIVIDTNVIVSALRSQRGASYKLLMEIGSDKFDVNISVPLVLEYEDAAKRLIGKIRLTKRDIEDVLDYICSEAKRWKIFYLWRPYLKDPKDDMVLELAVTSKSDFIVTYNKRDFQNIRTFGLRVVTPKEILKLTGVIK, from the coding sequence ATGAAGAAACCACAAATAGTTATTGACACGAATGTTATAGTTTCAGCGCTTCGGTCACAACGAGGTGCTTCCTACAAATTGTTGATGGAAATTGGAAGTGATAAGTTTGATGTAAATATTTCAGTTCCATTGGTATTAGAGTACGAAGATGCTGCAAAGAGGTTAATCGGCAAGATAAGACTTACGAAAAGAGATATTGAAGATGTACTTGACTATATATGTTCGGAAGCAAAACGATGGAAGATATTTTACTTATGGAGACCATACTTGAAAGATCCGAAAGATGATATGGTACTGGAACTTGCAGTAACTTCAAAAAGCGATTTTATAGTTACTTATAACAAACGTGATTTTCAAAATATTAGAACTTTTGGTTTGCGGGTAGTAACACCAAAAGAAATATTGAAATTAACAGGGGTGATAAAATGA
- a CDS encoding toxin-antitoxin system HicB family antitoxin yields MSTISLRLPDSLHETARELAKKDHVSINQFVATALAEKISALITGEYLEKRAKRGSRKKFEKAMSKVADVEPDDYDRL; encoded by the coding sequence ATGAGTACGATTAGCCTGAGATTGCCTGATTCATTGCATGAAACGGCTCGTGAGTTAGCCAAAAAAGATCATGTGTCAATCAATCAATTTGTAGCTACGGCACTTGCGGAAAAAATATCAGCATTAATTACTGGCGAGTATCTCGAAAAAAGAGCTAAAAGAGGAAGCCGGAAGAAATTTGAAAAAGCCATGTCTAAAGTTGCAGATGTTGAACCGGATGATTATGACCGCCTGTGA
- a CDS encoding addiction module protein: MEDLWDDLCRHAAEIPSPSWHNDVLLQREGLVSEGKESFTDWEKAKKSIREKL; this comes from the coding sequence ATGGAAGATTTATGGGATGATCTATGCCGACATGCCGCAGAAATACCATCCCCTTCATGGCATAATGACGTTCTTTTGCAGCGTGAAGGATTGGTATCTGAAGGGAAAGAATCCTTTACAGATTGGGAAAAAGCAAAAAAGAGTATCCGCGAAAAGTTGTGA
- a CDS encoding YjbQ family protein, with protein sequence MLKTININTNSRCEFIDITENVNDALSESGIKSGICHVYVPHTTAGVMINEGADPSVQRDIEKTFSRLIPHQGDYRHDEGNSDAHIKSILTGASQSVIIDNGKLVLGTWQSIFFCEFDGPRNRKAMVKITSG encoded by the coding sequence ATGCTGAAAACCATTAACATAAACACAAATTCAAGATGCGAGTTCATCGACATCACAGAGAATGTGAATGATGCCCTTTCTGAATCAGGGATAAAGAGCGGCATATGTCATGTCTATGTCCCGCACACGACCGCGGGCGTGATGATAAATGAGGGCGCTGACCCTTCGGTGCAGAGAGATATTGAGAAGACCTTTTCAAGGCTGATCCCCCATCAGGGCGACTACAGGCATGATGAAGGAAACTCGGACGCTCATATCAAATCCATACTCACAGGCGCGTCTCAATCCGTGATAATTGACAATGGCAAGCTTGTGTTAGGCACATGGCAGTCGATCTTCTTCTGCGAGTTTGACGGGCCGAGAAATCGAAAAGCGATGGTAAAGATAACTTCAGGATGA
- a CDS encoding diguanylate cyclase, whose product MKENNKDKKSFPDKSYRVFLINITIVIILIISAIFTGLYIRNNELIDEELKASARTTFNNILLTRRWNAGYGGVYVEKKEGVISNPYLKDPDIATADGKVFTKKNPALMTREISEISARYGMSTFHITSLIPLNPENKPDEFEKEALTLFSNGLNEVYKKEVIDGKHYYRYMAPLYVEETCLECHADQGYKFGDVRGGISVRYNIDDTEKVLRYNNYIIIALGLLISAILISIIRFLVYELMKKNSLAQSKIREMAITDELTRLYNRRYLFQHLGDEIRRAVRFKRLLGCIMIDIDDFKSINDTCGHYAGDIVLKEVAETIRNNCREVDILARYGGEEIVILSPELDPEGIRTFAERIRKAIEGLSIAAGSGREIKVTISLGVTSLTSGQLEDLDDDEDIVKFADTAMYLAKKNGKNRVEAYIVPDSKVSS is encoded by the coding sequence ATGAAAGAGAATAATAAAGATAAAAAGTCATTTCCAGATAAATCATACAGGGTATTCCTGATAAATATAACCATTGTAATTATTCTGATAATATCCGCTATTTTTACCGGGCTTTACATAAGGAACAATGAACTTATTGACGAGGAACTCAAGGCGAGCGCGAGAACCACTTTTAACAATATCCTTCTTACAAGAAGGTGGAACGCCGGTTACGGCGGGGTCTATGTGGAGAAGAAAGAGGGTGTTATATCAAATCCTTATCTTAAAGACCCCGATATAGCTACTGCTGACGGAAAGGTCTTCACAAAAAAGAATCCGGCGCTCATGACAAGAGAGATATCTGAGATATCTGCAAGATACGGTATGTCCACCTTCCATATAACAAGCCTGATACCCCTGAACCCGGAGAATAAACCTGATGAGTTTGAGAAGGAGGCGTTAACGTTGTTCTCAAACGGGCTGAATGAGGTATACAAAAAGGAAGTTATTGACGGGAAACACTATTACAGGTACATGGCGCCGCTCTATGTTGAGGAGACCTGTCTTGAGTGCCATGCTGACCAGGGCTATAAATTCGGCGACGTGAGGGGCGGCATCAGCGTCCGTTATAACATAGATGACACCGAGAAGGTGCTCAGGTATAACAACTACATTATCATTGCGCTCGGCCTTCTCATATCCGCCATCCTCATCAGCATCATACGGTTTCTTGTCTATGAACTTATGAAGAAGAACAGCCTTGCTCAAAGCAAAATAAGGGAGATGGCAATTACCGACGAGTTGACCAGGCTCTACAACAGGAGGTATCTGTTTCAGCATCTGGGGGATGAGATACGAAGGGCGGTGAGGTTCAAGCGGCTGCTCGGATGCATCATGATAGACATAGACGACTTTAAGAGCATCAACGACACATGCGGGCACTATGCAGGTGATATTGTACTCAAAGAAGTTGCAGAGACGATAAGAAATAATTGCCGCGAGGTGGATATATTGGCGCGTTACGGCGGAGAGGAGATCGTCATTCTATCCCCTGAACTTGACCCTGAAGGCATTCGAACATTTGCCGAGAGGATAAGAAAAGCGATAGAAGGCCTGAGCATAGCTGCCGGCAGCGGAAGAGAGATCAAAGTGACCATAAGCCTCGGCGTGACCAGCCTGACCTCCGGCCAGCTTGAAGATCTGGATGATGATGAAGATATAGTAAAGTTTGCCGACACAGCGATGTATCTTGCAAAGAAGAACGGGAAGAACAGGGTTGAGGCCTATATTGTTCCGGACAGTAAAGTCTCATCCTGA
- the scpB gene encoding SMC-Scp complex subunit ScpB, translating to MDDKETKSVLESILFIAGEPLTVETLQKILDLSREEIEGHIKELISEYSLRNSGLLIVEVAEGVQMVTNPASAPWVKKLIATAIPTKLSQQSLETLSIIAYKQPIIKSEIEAVRGVNSDGVIKTLLERRLIKILGRKEVPGRPLMYATTKEFLQYFGLKDLSELPTLKDFEETEGLMLPFHENPDEGLEVLPESGEGLEADGSGSLSDDEDEKVAVEAQAESEPSESIE from the coding sequence ATGGATGATAAAGAAACAAAATCTGTTCTTGAGTCAATTCTATTTATAGCCGGTGAGCCCCTTACTGTTGAAACACTGCAAAAGATACTTGATCTGAGCAGAGAAGAGATAGAAGGGCATATCAAAGAGCTTATCAGTGAATATTCTTTAAGGAACTCCGGCCTTCTCATTGTAGAGGTGGCTGAAGGAGTTCAGATGGTCACGAATCCTGCTTCAGCTCCGTGGGTCAAAAAACTTATCGCTACGGCAATACCTACAAAACTTTCACAGCAGTCGCTGGAAACGCTCTCCATAATCGCGTATAAGCAGCCCATCATAAAGTCTGAGATTGAAGCTGTCAGGGGAGTGAATTCCGACGGTGTCATAAAGACCCTTCTTGAGAGGAGGCTTATCAAGATACTCGGGAGAAAAGAGGTGCCGGGCAGGCCGCTCATGTATGCTACCACCAAAGAGTTTCTCCAGTATTTCGGGCTGAAGGACCTGTCTGAACTTCCTACGCTCAAGGACTTTGAGGAGACAGAGGGGTTGATGCTGCCTTTCCATGAAAACCCGGATGAAGGTTTGGAAGTTTTACCGGAAAGCGGGGAAGGCCTTGAGGCTGATGGATCAGGGTCTCTGTCAGATGATGAAGATGAAAAGGTCGCTGTAGAGGCTCAGGCCGAATCCGAACCATCTGAATCTATTGAGTAG
- a CDS encoding zinc dependent phospholipase C family protein codes for MFILILFLSIILVPSFAHAWGPLTHLYLGHQVIDAGAAVIPAGVYSIIKRYAKDFLYGNLSADVIVGRKYQEEDKNTHSWDIGWRLLEESATDRQKAFAYGYLSHLSADTFVHNLERSRIPFSHSIIEIKAESLVDKKYRRKLKHLDEGIQKMHDPVLEEMLERVLFSFKTNKKIFKGFLFISRFPNCKHVSKFINNRFPNEIPVSDIYKFKEDSLKNIFEVLTNGEDSHVLKDHPLGRHLKRAS; via the coding sequence ATGTTTATCTTAATTCTATTTTTGTCCATAATTCTTGTCCCTTCATTCGCGCATGCATGGGGGCCGCTTACGCACCTGTATCTGGGGCATCAGGTTATTGACGCGGGCGCTGCCGTTATACCTGCCGGGGTCTATTCCATCATAAAAAGATACGCAAAGGATTTTCTATACGGGAACCTGAGCGCTGATGTCATTGTCGGCAGAAAATATCAGGAAGAGGACAAGAACACACACAGCTGGGATATAGGGTGGAGGCTGCTTGAGGAGTCAGCAACAGACAGGCAGAAGGCCTTTGCATACGGCTATCTCTCACATCTTTCTGCGGACACTTTTGTTCACAATCTGGAGAGGTCCAGGATCCCTTTCAGCCACTCAATAATTGAAATAAAGGCGGAGAGCCTGGTGGACAAGAAGTACAGGAGAAAATTAAAGCACCTTGATGAGGGCATTCAGAAGATGCATGACCCTGTTCTTGAGGAGATGCTTGAAAGGGTATTGTTCTCATTCAAGACCAACAAAAAGATATTCAAGGGCTTTCTTTTCATTTCGAGATTCCCGAATTGCAAACATGTCTCAAAGTTCATTAACAATCGTTTTCCTAATGAGATACCTGTTTCTGACATCTATAAATTCAAAGAGGACTCGCTTAAGAATATATTTGAGGTTTTAACCAATGGCGAGGATTCACATGTCCTTAAAGATCATCCGCTCGGAAGGCATCTGAAAAGGGCGTCTTAG
- a CDS encoding isoamylase early set domain-containing protein, with protein sequence MKAKSKDKSAVKLIIKKKKQAKPLKEPVTSGIKKQYLKTKEECRVTFRLPEDAAHEAGSASIVGDFNNWSISETPMKKLKNGDFTVTISLPCNKEYRFRYLIDGNRWENDWFADKYLPNCYGCDDSVVVV encoded by the coding sequence ATGAAAGCAAAAAGCAAGGATAAATCAGCTGTTAAACTGATCATTAAGAAGAAAAAACAGGCTAAGCCTTTAAAAGAACCGGTAACCAGCGGCATTAAAAAACAATACCTGAAGACCAAAGAGGAATGCAGGGTCACCTTCAGGCTGCCGGAAGATGCGGCGCATGAAGCCGGTTCAGCATCTATAGTAGGTGACTTTAATAATTGGAGCATAAGTGAAACACCAATGAAAAAACTCAAGAACGGTGATTTTACCGTAACCATTTCATTGCCCTGCAATAAAGAGTACAGATTCAGGTACCTGATCGACGGTAACCGGTGGGAGAATGACTGGTTCGCCGACAAATACCTGCCAAACTGCTACGGTTGTGATGATTCAGTAGTGGTTGTTTAA
- a CDS encoding YhcH/YjgK/YiaL family protein — protein sequence MIFDKIPNFIKYQCVHNHFIDILKFLDAEPIADRPDGRYEINHQGSYVAIESYQTKDTPDCFIECHRKYIDVQIMIDGVEGMGVCRKSECDEPSPYDEEKDLQKLKGDADMLTFRAGSFMVFFPDDAHMPKIKYGDSSGMVRKAVFKVPV from the coding sequence ATGATATTCGACAAGATACCGAATTTTATTAAATACCAGTGTGTCCATAACCATTTCATCGATATATTAAAATTCCTGGATGCAGAACCGATTGCAGATCGTCCTGATGGGAGATATGAAATTAATCATCAGGGATCTTATGTAGCAATTGAATCCTACCAAACAAAAGATACCCCGGATTGCTTTATTGAATGCCATAGGAAATACATAGATGTCCAGATCATGATTGATGGTGTTGAAGGCATGGGCGTCTGCCGCAAATCCGAATGTGATGAGCCTTCTCCATATGACGAAGAAAAGGACCTTCAGAAATTAAAAGGAGATGCTGATATGCTTACTTTCAGAGCTGGAAGTTTCATGGTATTTTTCCCGGATGACGCGCATATGCCCAAGATTAAATATGGAGACTCATCGGGGATGGTGAGGAAAGCTGTCTTTAAAGTCCCTGTATAG
- a CDS encoding hydroxylamine oxidoreductase, translating to MEVGKMKKALYVAIAVCFIFAATGAFATTKINIPKELSKESKECIGCHSQGNINIYQQWGYSKHFRANVGCYECHQANKGDADAFEHEGHLIAIIVSPLDCKNCHENEADEFMNSHHSKAGRIMGSLDNTLAEVVEGNRGMKTEGFPDGVSAAAVNGCWQCHGSVVKVNKNGTLDPATWPNTGIGRVNPDGSEGSCTACHQRHEFSVAQARQPENCGRCHLGPDHPQIEIYQESKHGINYYANKDRMNLESNKWVVGEDYSAAPTCATCHISATPDMPVTHNVGLRIKWNNRPPQLKLSHETDKKWGLASASVTSDMRKDNMVKVCVACHNENFVEAFYTQYEGQLQLYSEKWAKPGEKLFNKATEVLKAVKGAEYANFAQKIDYTWFELWHHEGRRVRQAASMQAPDYTQWHGNYDLARNWYGEYVPELKEVIAMGKESSNPEAVKLAGELEKMLTEVQNDANHNWSIGKEDPAAKAERLKRQKEFQEKYK from the coding sequence ATGGAGGTGGGGAAAATGAAAAAAGCATTATACGTTGCAATTGCAGTATGTTTTATTTTTGCCGCAACAGGCGCGTTCGCAACAACAAAGATCAACATTCCAAAGGAGCTCTCAAAGGAGAGCAAAGAGTGTATCGGCTGTCACAGCCAGGGCAATATCAACATTTATCAGCAGTGGGGATATAGCAAGCATTTCCGCGCCAATGTCGGATGCTATGAATGCCACCAGGCAAATAAGGGCGACGCGGATGCATTTGAGCACGAGGGCCATCTGATCGCTATTATCGTTTCACCTCTTGACTGCAAGAATTGTCATGAGAACGAGGCGGACGAGTTTATGAATTCCCATCATTCAAAAGCCGGCCGTATAATGGGCTCTCTGGATAATACGCTTGCCGAGGTCGTTGAGGGAAACCGCGGCATGAAGACAGAAGGGTTCCCTGACGGCGTATCCGCGGCTGCTGTCAACGGCTGCTGGCAGTGCCACGGCTCTGTTGTTAAGGTAAATAAGAACGGAACACTTGACCCTGCGACATGGCCTAATACAGGAATAGGCAGGGTGAACCCTGACGGTTCTGAGGGAAGCTGCACAGCATGTCATCAAAGGCATGAGTTTTCTGTAGCACAGGCGCGCCAGCCTGAGAACTGCGGCAGGTGCCATTTAGGGCCTGACCACCCGCAGATCGAGATCTATCAGGAGTCCAAACACGGCATCAATTACTATGCTAACAAGGACAGGATGAACCTTGAATCCAACAAATGGGTTGTCGGCGAGGACTACTCAGCAGCTCCGACCTGCGCGACATGCCATATATCAGCTACACCTGATATGCCTGTCACACACAATGTAGGGCTGCGCATAAAATGGAACAACCGCCCGCCGCAGCTTAAGCTTTCTCATGAGACTGATAAGAAGTGGGGGCTGGCATCCGCTTCTGTCACAAGCGATATGAGAAAAGACAATATGGTCAAGGTCTGCGTCGCGTGCCATAACGAAAACTTTGTCGAGGCATTTTATACCCAGTATGAAGGGCAGCTCCAGCTCTACAGTGAAAAGTGGGCAAAGCCGGGCGAGAAGCTCTTTAATAAGGCGACTGAAGTGCTCAAGGCTGTAAAAGGCGCTGAGTACGCCAACTTCGCGCAGAAGATAGATTACACATGGTTCGAGCTGTGGCACCATGAGGGACGCAGGGTCCGTCAGGCCGCTTCTATGCAGGCCCCTGATTATACACAATGGCATGGCAACTATGACCTTGCGAGAAACTGGTACGGCGAGTATGTCCCGGAGTTAAAAGAAGTAATAGCCATGGGTAAGGAGAGCAGTAATCCGGAGGCGGTAAAACTTGCAGGCGAACTTGAGAAGATGCTCACAGAGGTTCAGAATGACGCTAATCACAATTGGTCAATAGGCAAGGAAGACCCCGCAGCCAAGGCTGAGCGCTTAAAGAGGCAGAAAGAGTTCCAGGAGAAGTACAAATAA
- a CDS encoding response regulator transcription factor, with amino-acid sequence MADRILAVDDDADILKVLKANLELHGYEVDAADTWAKAREILSAVQPDLIILDVMLPDGDGVEICRQVRKESPKIPIIMLTARDKVSDKVIGLESGADDYMVKPFETLELLARIKACLRRTAPPSKENVVIGELKVDFKKQIVTMAGERVELTPKEYKLLCFFINHRGEVLSRETLRKSVWKDTQIYSWSRVIDVHIQHLRQKIEKDLSTPEFIITVPGAGYRFID; translated from the coding sequence ATGGCTGACAGGATACTTGCCGTCGATGATGACGCGGACATATTGAAGGTGCTTAAAGCCAATCTTGAGCTTCATGGTTATGAAGTTGATGCCGCTGATACGTGGGCAAAGGCGCGTGAGATATTATCAGCGGTTCAGCCTGATCTCATTATTCTTGATGTCATGCTTCCTGACGGCGATGGTGTTGAGATATGCCGTCAGGTAAGAAAGGAGTCGCCGAAGATCCCGATAATTATGCTCACGGCAAGGGACAAGGTCTCTGACAAGGTCATAGGGCTTGAGAGCGGGGCTGATGACTATATGGTCAAGCCGTTTGAGACGCTTGAGCTTCTGGCAAGGATCAAGGCCTGCCTGAGAAGGACGGCTCCTCCTTCAAAAGAGAATGTTGTCATAGGTGAACTCAAGGTTGATTTTAAAAAGCAGATCGTCACCATGGCAGGCGAAAGGGTTGAGCTTACGCCAAAGGAATACAAGCTGCTCTGCTTTTTCATAAACCATCGCGGCGAGGTGCTGAGCCGTGAGACACTGAGAAAGAGCGTCTGGAAGGATACACAGATATATTCCTGGAGCAGGGTTATAGATGTCCATATCCAGCATTTAAGGCAGAAGATTGAGAAAGACCTGTCAACCCCTGAATTCATCATCACAGTCCCCGGAGCCGGTTACAGGTTCATTGATTAA